In a single window of the Candidatus Methylomirabilota bacterium genome:
- the acs gene encoding acetate--CoA ligase: MAITKSRGDDAVARLLSERRRFKPTKAFRARAIVNSPAVYKEAAHDPVRFWERQAKTLHWFKPWKRALEWKIPHARWFIAGKLNVAYNCLDRHINGPLRTKAALIWEGEPGETRTLTYWDLYREVSRFAAALQRHGVNKGDRVTIYMPMIPEVVIAMLACARIGAPHSVIFGGFSPEAVRDRIRDADSALVITADGGFRRGGAVPLKRNTDEALRACPGVKTVVVVRRTGQAVEMTPGRDVWWTDFIKDAPARCAPEIMDAEDMLFLLYTSGSTGRPKGIIHTTGGYLTGVVATHKWVFDLQDDDVYWCTADVGWVTGHSYVVYGPLANGATTVMYEGSPDYPDKDRFWRIIEKYGITICYTAPTAIRTFMKWGEEYPKRCDLSSLRLLGSVGEPINPEAWMWYWEVIGGGRCPVVDTWWQTETGHILITPLPGITPLKPGSAARPFPGIDAEVVDENGQPATTGYLVLRQPWPGMLRGIWGDPDRFTKQYWSTYKGLYFTGDGASRDKDGDFWLLGRVDDVMNVSGHRVSTAEVESALVDHPVVAEAAVIGRTHEIKGQAVAAFVTIRDGVKPTPELQAEIKAHVAKKIGAFARPDDLIFTAELPKTRSGKIMRRLLRDIAEGRALGDTTTLADAAVVADLKARHDEA, translated from the coding sequence ATGGCGATCACGAAAAGCCGGGGCGATGATGCCGTGGCGAGACTGCTGAGCGAGCGGCGACGGTTCAAGCCGACGAAGGCGTTCAGGGCGCGCGCGATTGTCAATAGTCCGGCCGTCTACAAGGAGGCGGCACACGATCCGGTTCGGTTTTGGGAGCGCCAGGCCAAGACCCTCCACTGGTTCAAGCCATGGAAGCGGGCGCTGGAGTGGAAGATTCCGCACGCCAGGTGGTTTATCGCCGGCAAGCTGAACGTCGCCTATAACTGTCTTGACCGTCACATTAACGGCCCGCTGCGGACGAAGGCCGCCCTGATCTGGGAGGGGGAACCGGGTGAGACCCGGACCCTGACCTACTGGGATCTCTATCGCGAGGTCAGCCGCTTTGCGGCGGCGCTGCAGCGGCACGGTGTCAACAAAGGGGATCGGGTCACGATCTATATGCCGATGATCCCGGAGGTCGTGATCGCGATGCTGGCGTGTGCGCGCATCGGCGCGCCTCATAGCGTCATCTTCGGCGGCTTCTCACCCGAGGCGGTCCGGGACCGGATCCGTGACGCCGACTCGGCCCTGGTGATTACGGCCGACGGCGGCTTCCGTCGCGGCGGGGCAGTGCCGCTCAAGCGGAACACCGACGAGGCGCTCAGGGCATGTCCCGGCGTCAAGACGGTGGTGGTGGTGAGGCGGACCGGACAGGCGGTCGAGATGACGCCCGGCCGGGATGTCTGGTGGACCGACTTCATCAAGGATGCCCCGGCGCGGTGCGCGCCCGAGATCATGGACGCCGAGGACATGCTCTTTCTGCTGTATACCTCCGGCTCGACCGGCAGGCCGAAGGGGATCATCCATACGACGGGCGGCTACCTGACCGGCGTGGTCGCCACCCATAAGTGGGTCTTCGATCTCCAGGACGACGATGTCTACTGGTGTACCGCCGACGTGGGGTGGGTGACGGGCCATTCCTATGTGGTCTACGGGCCGCTGGCCAACGGGGCCACGACCGTCATGTATGAGGGGAGCCCCGACTACCCCGACAAGGATCGTTTCTGGCGCATCATCGAGAAGTACGGGATCACGATCTGCTACACCGCGCCGACGGCCATCCGCACCTTTATGAAGTGGGGCGAGGAGTACCCGAAACGGTGCGACCTGTCCAGCCTCCGCTTGCTGGGGAGTGTCGGTGAGCCGATCAATCCGGAGGCGTGGATGTGGTATTGGGAGGTCATCGGCGGCGGCCGCTGCCCGGTGGTGGACACCTGGTGGCAGACGGAGACCGGCCATATCCTGATTACACCGCTGCCGGGGATTACGCCGCTCAAGCCCGGATCGGCCGCTCGTCCCTTTCCGGGGATCGATGCCGAGGTGGTGGATGAAAACGGTCAGCCCGCGACCACCGGCTACCTCGTGCTCCGGCAGCCGTGGCCCGGCATGTTGCGCGGCATTTGGGGCGATCCCGATCGCTTTACAAAGCAATACTGGTCGACGTATAAAGGTCTCTACTTCACCGGTGACGGGGCCAGCCGGGACAAGGACGGCGATTTTTGGTTACTGGGACGCGTCGACGACGTGATGAATGTCTCCGGTCATCGTGTCTCGACGGCGGAGGTGGAATCCGCCCTTGTCGATCACCCCGTTGTGGCGGAGGCGGCCGTCATCGGCCGCACCCACGAGATCAAGGGACAGGCGGTTGCGGCCTTCGTGACCATTCGGGACGGTGTCAAACCGACCCCCGAACTTCAGGCGGAGATCAAGGCGCATGTGGCGAAAAAGATCGGCGCCTTCGCCAGACCGGACGACCTGATCTTTACGGCCGAGCTGCCGAAGACCCGGAGCGGGAAGATCATGCGTCGTCTGCTCCGCGACATCGCCGAAGGCCGGGCGTTGGGCGATACGACCACACTGGCGGATGCCGCTGTCGTGGCTGACCTGAAGGCCAGACACGACGAGGCGTAG
- a CDS encoding DUF1318 domain-containing protein — protein MSWRSPTLFWATRIWMFASRPHSTESGWLTCSKASARPSNVSGGSPARRIPESSSVRISTGRRMLMRTYRTPLVMFTAGALLSIAACAVITVNVYFPEKDVKSAYKSLEEELLQTPNKEQEPAPSQAPSSHLWNRQQLLAATRAWRIALVTEAMAQDDLSRRITEEIKGYPEVVAAYKGVGGRLARLNQLREQGLVGEANNGRVTFRAGPPQVSEADTALLGEENRDREVIINGMARAILKLTRQEGTPANLARVKTEAAETFASIRREAAKSGWWVQRPDGAWTRK, from the coding sequence ATGAGCTGGAGATCTCCCACACTATTTTGGGCTACAAGGATCTGGATGTTCGCGTCTCGCCCACATTCAACCGAATCGGGTTGGCTCACCTGCTCGAAAGCCTCCGCGAGGCCATCGAACGTATCAGGAGGGTCTCCGGCGCGCCGAATCCCTGAATCATCGTCGGTCAGAATCTCAACCGGAAGGAGGATGTTGATGCGCACATACCGAACACCGCTTGTGATGTTCACCGCCGGCGCGCTGCTGAGCATCGCCGCATGCGCGGTCATTACCGTGAACGTCTATTTCCCGGAAAAGGATGTCAAATCGGCCTATAAGTCGCTGGAAGAAGAGTTACTGCAGACCCCGAACAAAGAACAGGAACCCGCGCCGAGCCAGGCGCCGTCGTCACATCTGTGGAACAGGCAACAACTCCTCGCCGCGACACGCGCATGGCGAATCGCGCTGGTGACCGAAGCCATGGCTCAGGATGATCTGTCGCGGCGTATTACGGAGGAGATCAAGGGTTATCCGGAGGTCGTTGCCGCCTACAAAGGGGTCGGCGGGCGGCTTGCCCGACTGAACCAGCTCCGAGAACAGGGATTGGTCGGCGAGGCGAACAACGGCAGGGTCACCTTTCGCGCCGGCCCGCCGCAGGTCAGCGAGGCCGATACGGCGCTGCTGGGCGAGGAGAACCGGGACCGCGAGGTCATCATCAACGGGATGGCCAGGGCGATCCTCAAGCTGACCAGGCAGGAGGGCACGCCCGCGAATCTGGCAAGGGTGAAGACAGAGGCCGCTGAAACCTTTGCGTCGATCCGCCGTGAGGCGGCCAAGTCGGGCTGGTGGGTGCAGCGTCCGGACGGCGCCTGGACGCGTAAGTAA
- a CDS encoding glycosyl transferase, with product MRICLVGPFPPLRGGIAHYNAQLALELNIRHEIVLISFSRQYPALLFPGRTQFGQDPPPQRLAAETLLDSINPVSWLYAGRRITEIAPDLTVVHWWHPFFSPCLGIALRRAARRSRNRVLFICHNVVPHEPFPLARGLSRFALTAGDAWLVHSESDRRALQSLNLRGDPLVVPQPPGQGFGEPIDKETAKKRLGLTGTVLLFFGLIRRYKGLAQLLTAMPLVLKQADCTLLVVGEFYEGKDDCLHLITTLGLASRVRVIDRFVPDDEVSLYFSAADLVVLPYESATQSAIVPIAYAFERPVVATRVGGLPEAVREGETGLLVEPRDPTALAAAVIRFFEEGLETTLRRNIAEQKRFSWADLARTLEMTGASHH from the coding sequence ATGAGGATTTGCCTCGTCGGCCCTTTCCCCCCTCTGCGCGGCGGGATCGCCCATTACAACGCGCAGCTCGCGCTGGAACTTAACATACGCCACGAAATCGTATTGATCTCGTTCTCGCGCCAGTATCCGGCCTTGCTGTTCCCGGGTCGAACCCAGTTCGGCCAGGACCCCCCGCCCCAGAGACTTGCCGCGGAGACGCTTCTGGACTCTATCAATCCGGTAAGCTGGCTGTACGCCGGTCGTCGGATCACAGAGATCGCCCCCGATCTGACGGTCGTTCACTGGTGGCATCCTTTTTTTAGCCCCTGCCTCGGAATCGCGCTGCGACGGGCGGCGAGGCGATCCCGTAACCGCGTGCTCTTCATCTGTCACAACGTAGTCCCGCACGAGCCGTTTCCCTTGGCGCGCGGGCTGAGCCGCTTCGCCCTGACGGCGGGCGATGCCTGGCTCGTCCACTCGGAAAGCGACCGACGGGCGCTCCAGTCGCTCAATCTGCGGGGCGACCCCCTGGTTGTCCCCCAACCTCCGGGGCAAGGATTCGGCGAACCGATCGACAAAGAGACGGCCAAGAAACGCCTTGGTCTTACGGGGACGGTTCTACTCTTCTTCGGCTTGATCCGCCGTTATAAGGGGCTCGCGCAACTGCTGACCGCGATGCCGCTGGTGCTCAAACAGGCGGACTGTACCCTGCTCGTGGTCGGCGAGTTTTATGAGGGAAAGGACGACTGCCTGCACCTCATCACCACACTGGGCCTTGCATCGAGGGTCCGAGTGATCGATCGCTTTGTGCCGGATGATGAGGTCAGCCTCTACTTTTCCGCCGCCGATCTGGTCGTCCTTCCCTACGAATCGGCGACCCAGAGCGCGATTGTTCCCATCGCCTACGCCTTCGAGCGCCCGGTGGTCGCCACCCGCGTCGGCGGACTGCCGGAGGCTGTCCGTGAGGGCGAAACCGGTCTCCTGGTCGAGCCCCGCGACCCGACCGCTCTGGCGGCGGCCGTGATTCGTTTTTTTGAAGAGGGGCTGGAGACGACGTTACGCCGCAATATTGCGGAGCAGAAACGGTTCTCATGGGCGGATCTGGCACGTACCCTGGAAATGACGGGAGCCTCGCATCATTGA
- a CDS encoding glycosyl transferase family 2, whose amino-acid sequence MPPPVVRPRLNLDPLTILIPAYNEEAILAANIDRLRAFLKELEIEKYEIILVSNGSTDRTVEIADACAAGRNDLHVVALDRRGVGRAFKEGIRRAQYDRLVCLDLDLTIDLAFIGSAATLLTEADIVIGSKQTGAQQRSWLRRLASAAFIACTRTLLGLEFTDYSIGAKAYRRSAVMPYLPLLADGSAYVVQLIAWGHRDGVAVAEIPIWCDDRRRSKFNLLHEGLYRFGSLFLLWLQVCLRGRGAIKY is encoded by the coding sequence ATGCCGCCGCCTGTCGTCAGGCCTCGATTGAATCTCGATCCGCTCACGATCCTGATCCCCGCCTACAATGAAGAGGCCATCCTGGCCGCCAACATCGATCGCCTGAGGGCATTCCTGAAGGAACTGGAGATCGAGAAGTACGAGATTATCCTGGTCAGCAACGGCTCCACCGATCGGACCGTCGAGATTGCCGATGCGTGCGCGGCGGGCCGGAACGATCTGCACGTCGTTGCGCTCGACCGCCGCGGCGTCGGCCGCGCGTTCAAAGAGGGGATCCGCCGCGCGCAATACGACCGGCTGGTCTGTCTGGATCTCGATCTGACCATCGACCTGGCCTTCATCGGATCGGCCGCGACGTTGCTCACCGAGGCCGATATCGTCATCGGCTCCAAGCAGACGGGGGCGCAGCAGCGCTCGTGGCTTCGGCGACTGGCGAGCGCCGCGTTTATCGCCTGTACGCGCACACTGTTGGGTCTGGAGTTCACCGACTATTCGATCGGCGCCAAGGCCTACCGACGGTCGGCCGTCATGCCGTACCTTCCTCTTCTGGCCGATGGAAGCGCCTATGTGGTGCAACTCATCGCCTGGGGCCACCGCGACGGCGTGGCTGTGGCCGAGATCCCTATCTGGTGCGATGATCGCCGTCGCAGCAAGTTCAACCTCCTCCATGAGGGCCTCTACCGATTCGGCAGCCTGTTCCTGCTGTGGCTGCAGGTCTGCCTGCGAGGCCGCGGGGCGATCAAGTATTGA